A window of the Parabacteroides merdae ATCC 43184 genome harbors these coding sequences:
- the rpoB gene encoding DNA-directed RNA polymerase subunit beta: MSSTAENQRVNFASIKNQFPYPDFLEVQLKSFQDFLQLDTPPEKRKKEGLYKVFAENFPIADTRNNFVLEFLDYYIDPPRYTIDECIARGLTYSVPLKAKLKLYCTDPDHEDFDTVIQDVYLGPIPYMTERGTFVINGAERVVVSQLHRSPGVFFGQSTHANGTKLYSARIIPFKGSWIEFATDINNVMYAYIDRKKKLPVTTLLRAIGFESDKDILEIFNLAEEVKVSKANLKKLIGRKLAARVLKTWVEDFVDEDTGEVVSIERNDVIIDRESVLDSDNIEAILESGTQNILLHREDQNLSDYAIIYNTLQKDPSNSEKEAVLYIYRQLRNAEPADEASAREVIQNLFFSEKRYDLGEVGRYRINKKLNLTTSDDIKVLTKEDIIEIIKYLIELINSKAIVDDIDHLSNRRVRTVGEQLYNQFGIGLARMSRTVRERMNVRDNEVFTPIDLINAKTISSVVNSFFGTNALSQFMDQTNPLAEITHKRRLSALGPGGLSRERAGFEVRDVHYTHYGRLCPIETPEGPNIGLISSLCVYAKINDLGFISTPYRKVVDGKVDFSEEGLQYYTAEEEEELTIAQGNAPLDDNGKFVRDRVKARFEADFPVVPPTEIDLMDVAPQQIASIAASLIPFLEHDDANRALMGSNMMRQAVPLLRTDAPIVGTGIEAQVARDSRTQIMAEREGEVVFVDATCIKIKYDRSEDEEFVSFEDAVKTYNIPKWRKTNQSTTVDLRPICHRGQRVKAGDILTEGYSTQNGELALGRNVKVAYMPWKGYNYEDAIVLNERMVREDFFTSVHVDEYILEVRETKRGMEELTSDIPNVSEEATKDLDERGIVRVGARIEPGDILIGKITPKGESDPSPEEKLLRAIFGDKAGDVKDASLKATPSLRGVVIETALFSKAIKKRKSRLTDKAILPKLDEEYEMKMADLKNLLVDKLLVLTNGKVSQGVKDYMNTEIIAKGVKFSRKALEELDYNSIQVSKWTADADKNELIKQVILNYLKKYKELDAELRRKKFDLTIGDELPTGIVQMAKVYIAKKRKIQVGDKMAGRHGNKGIVSKIVRQEDMPFLEDGTPVDICLNPLGVPSRMNLGQIFEAVLGWAGRTMGVKFATPIFDGATLDDMNEWTDKAGLPRYGKSYLYDGGTGERFDQPATVGVTYFLKLGHMVDDKMHARSIGPYSLITQQPLGGKAQFGGQRFGEMEVWALEAFGAAHVLQEILTIKSDDVVGRSKAYEAIVKGDPMPQPGIPESLNVLLHELRGLGLSFTLD; this comes from the coding sequence ATGTCTTCAACAGCTGAAAACCAAAGAGTTAATTTTGCTTCGATCAAAAATCAGTTCCCATATCCGGACTTTCTCGAAGTACAATTGAAGTCATTCCAAGACTTTCTTCAACTTGACACACCTCCTGAAAAGAGAAAAAAGGAGGGATTGTATAAGGTATTTGCCGAGAATTTTCCGATAGCAGATACGCGTAACAATTTTGTGTTGGAGTTCTTAGATTACTATATAGATCCGCCTCGCTATACGATTGACGAATGTATTGCTCGCGGGTTAACCTATAGTGTGCCTTTAAAAGCGAAGTTAAAACTGTATTGTACAGACCCTGATCACGAGGATTTCGATACAGTGATACAGGACGTATATCTGGGCCCGATTCCGTATATGACGGAAAGGGGTACTTTCGTGATAAATGGTGCGGAGCGTGTTGTGGTTTCACAATTGCACCGTTCACCGGGTGTATTCTTTGGACAAAGTACACATGCCAATGGTACGAAGTTGTATTCAGCGCGTATCATTCCTTTTAAAGGTTCCTGGATCGAGTTTGCAACTGACATCAACAATGTGATGTATGCTTACATCGACCGTAAAAAGAAATTACCTGTAACAACCCTTTTAAGAGCTATTGGTTTTGAAAGCGATAAAGACATTCTCGAGATCTTTAATCTGGCTGAAGAAGTAAAAGTTTCGAAAGCTAACCTGAAGAAGCTGATCGGTCGTAAACTGGCTGCTCGTGTTTTGAAGACTTGGGTGGAAGATTTCGTAGATGAAGATACCGGTGAGGTTGTTTCTATTGAACGTAATGACGTTATCATCGACCGTGAGTCGGTTCTCGATAGCGACAATATTGAGGCTATTCTGGAATCTGGCACGCAAAACATTCTATTACATCGTGAGGACCAGAATCTTTCAGATTATGCTATCATCTATAATACGCTTCAGAAAGACCCTAGTAACTCTGAAAAGGAAGCTGTCCTGTATATTTATCGTCAGTTGCGAAATGCAGAACCTGCAGATGAAGCAAGTGCCCGTGAAGTTATTCAGAACCTGTTCTTCTCTGAAAAGCGTTATGATTTAGGTGAAGTTGGCCGTTACAGAATTAATAAGAAGTTGAACCTTACTACCAGCGATGATATTAAGGTTTTGACAAAAGAAGATATAATTGAGATCATCAAATATCTGATTGAGTTGATCAACTCGAAAGCGATCGTTGATGATATCGACCATTTGAGCAACCGTCGTGTGCGTACAGTGGGCGAACAGCTGTACAACCAGTTCGGTATTGGTTTGGCTCGTATGTCTCGTACGGTTCGTGAACGTATGAATGTACGCGATAATGAAGTGTTTACTCCGATTGACTTGATTAACGCGAAGACTATTTCTTCTGTCGTTAACTCATTCTTCGGAACGAATGCTTTGTCTCAGTTTATGGACCAGACAAATCCACTGGCTGAAATTACGCATAAACGTCGTTTGTCTGCATTGGGACCGGGTGGTCTGTCTCGTGAACGTGCTGGATTTGAGGTTCGTGACGTACACTATACGCATTATGGTCGTCTTTGTCCAATTGAAACTCCTGAGGGACCGAACATCGGTTTGATCTCTTCTTTGTGTGTATATGCTAAGATTAACGATCTTGGTTTTATCTCTACTCCGTACCGTAAGGTTGTTGATGGTAAGGTGGACTTTTCTGAGGAAGGTTTACAATATTACACTGCAGAAGAAGAAGAAGAATTGACGATTGCCCAAGGGAATGCTCCATTGGATGATAACGGCAAGTTTGTTCGTGATAGAGTGAAAGCTCGTTTTGAAGCTGATTTCCCGGTCGTGCCTCCTACGGAGATCGATTTGATGGACGTTGCTCCACAGCAGATTGCTTCTATTGCGGCTTCTTTGATTCCGTTCTTGGAACATGACGATGCTAACCGTGCATTGATGGGATCTAACATGATGCGCCAGGCTGTTCCTTTGCTGCGTACGGATGCTCCAATCGTTGGTACAGGTATCGAAGCGCAGGTTGCTCGTGATTCACGTACCCAGATCATGGCTGAACGTGAGGGAGAAGTTGTATTTGTGGATGCAACTTGTATCAAGATCAAATATGACCGCTCGGAAGATGAAGAATTCGTAAGTTTCGAAGATGCGGTTAAGACATACAATATTCCGAAGTGGCGTAAGACTAACCAAAGTACGACTGTCGATCTGCGTCCGATCTGTCATCGTGGTCAGCGTGTGAAGGCTGGCGATATCCTGACGGAAGGTTATTCTACTCAGAATGGTGAGTTGGCCTTGGGACGTAACGTGAAAGTGGCATATATGCCGTGGAAGGGTTACAACTATGAGGATGCTATCGTTTTGAACGAACGTATGGTCCGTGAAGACTTCTTTACTTCAGTTCACGTTGACGAATACATTTTGGAGGTTCGTGAAACGAAACGTGGTATGGAAGAGTTGACTTCCGATATCCCGAATGTCAGCGAAGAAGCGACTAAGGATTTGGATGAAAGAGGTATTGTCCGTGTGGGTGCTCGTATTGAACCGGGTGATATTTTAATTGGTAAGATTACTCCGAAGGGTGAATCTGATCCTTCTCCAGAGGAAAAATTGCTTCGTGCAATTTTCGGCGATAAGGCTGGTGATGTGAAAGATGCTTCTTTGAAAGCAACCCCGTCTCTTCGTGGTGTAGTTATTGAAACTGCTTTATTCTCGAAAGCCATCAAGAAGCGTAAGTCCAGACTGACAGACAAGGCTATTCTTCCTAAATTGGATGAGGAATACGAAATGAAGATGGCTGACCTGAAGAACTTGTTGGTTGATAAACTGTTGGTTTTGACTAATGGTAAGGTTTCTCAGGGAGTTAAAGACTATATGAATACAGAGATTATTGCGAAGGGAGTAAAGTTCTCTCGCAAGGCTCTGGAAGAATTGGATTATAATTCTATCCAAGTAAGTAAATGGACTGCCGATGCTGATAAGAACGAACTTATCAAGCAGGTGATTCTGAATTATTTGAAGAAATATAAGGAACTGGATGCTGAGTTGAGACGTAAGAAATTTGATCTTACGATCGGCGATGAACTGCCTACTGGTATTGTTCAGATGGCTAAGGTTTACATTGCTAAGAAACGTAAGATCCAGGTTGGGGATAAGATGGCCGGTCGTCATGGTAACAAGGGTATTGTTTCCAAGATCGTCCGTCAGGAAGATATGCCATTCCTTGAAGATGGAACTCCGGTTGATATCTGTTTGAATCCGCTGGGTGTACCTTCTCGTATGAACTTAGGACAGATTTTTGAAGCTGTGTTAGGTTGGGCAGGCCGGACGATGGGGGTTAAATTTGCTACTCCTATCTTTGATGGTGCAACATTAGATGATATGAATGAATGGACGGACAAAGCCGGATTACCCCGTTACGGTAAGAGCTACTTGTATGACGGTGGAACAGGTGAACGTTTTGACCAGCCGGCTACAGTGGGTGTTACTTACTTCCTGAAGTTGGGTCACATGGTTGACGATAAGATGCATGCTCGTTCAATCGGTCCGTACTCTCTTATTACTCAGCAGCCTCTGGGTGGTAAGGCACAGTTTGGTGGTCAGCGTTTCGGAGAGATGGAAGTTTGGGCACTGGAAGCTTTCGGTGCTGCACATGTTCTTCAGGAAATTCTTACGATCAAATCTGACGACGTTGTTGGACGTTCTAAGGCTTACGAAGCAATTGTGAAAGGTGATCCGATGCCACAACCGGGTATCCCCGAATCTTTGAACGTATTGCTGCACGAGCTGAGAGGTCTTGGTTTAAGCTTTACTCTGGATTAA